A window from Deinococcus grandis encodes these proteins:
- a CDS encoding MarR family transcriptional regulator, producing MTTPDTTPLSAQLIELEQQAARLEHHEAVIANLNQEIEELQQKKADAMRALTVSLSARDRLGSIGAIIAPFLHIHTGADAAQVATRTVNAADYFDGVAPMHHVSDVAAQADTQQEAQPTQDLPTLPVEPVPVPTWVETPTQVTTEPAEVLAAPAVPTPRTDVSAPGLEHIEASDLPNRLQILLFVARHPGATAVEIIEQTALPKGTVGSTLSVYATQRLIAREGTPYRHRATSSGVKVLLDYADTMAQTPDSDTEDSEEPGQPSSADPEAVTPEPAPAPAAPARPDPESVDGRALAYLDARGPSVIPPIAAHLNVTNGLAGMSLHRLLVKGLVERINEDQPYVYRVPGDTRPQVQFEQVPAKKPEAPRQPGSGVIAPTEILEQRVKNCAVVKTALTEAGKAMTENDLIKATGLALSHLRTAVQMLTDDNVIVREDGSGFGVRATYRLEDITSEIPMPQADHLTDLGRKVEQVLLLVTDRGGKESITNLAVAAYVSREDVVEALGVLHYHQSRLRWTRVGSLLLFQVAPAADEVAA from the coding sequence ATGACCACCCCTGACACCACCCCCCTGAGCGCCCAACTGATCGAACTGGAGCAGCAGGCCGCGCGCCTCGAGCATCACGAGGCGGTCATCGCGAACCTGAACCAGGAGATCGAGGAGCTGCAGCAGAAGAAAGCCGACGCCATGCGGGCCCTGACGGTCAGCCTCAGCGCCCGCGACCGCCTGGGGAGCATCGGCGCGATCATCGCTCCCTTCCTGCACATCCACACCGGCGCGGACGCAGCGCAGGTCGCCACGCGGACCGTCAACGCGGCGGACTACTTTGACGGGGTGGCACCTATGCACCACGTCAGCGACGTCGCCGCTCAGGCTGACACCCAGCAGGAGGCGCAGCCCACCCAGGACCTGCCGACCCTGCCAGTCGAGCCGGTCCCCGTTCCGACGTGGGTGGAGACGCCAACCCAGGTCACGACCGAACCCGCCGAGGTCCTGGCGGCACCGGCCGTTCCCACGCCGCGCACTGACGTCAGTGCGCCGGGCCTGGAGCACATCGAGGCGAGCGACCTGCCCAACCGCCTGCAGATCCTGCTGTTCGTCGCGCGGCACCCGGGCGCGACCGCCGTGGAGATCATCGAGCAGACCGCGTTGCCCAAGGGCACCGTCGGCAGCACCCTGAGCGTCTACGCCACGCAGCGCCTCATCGCCCGCGAGGGCACCCCCTACAGGCACCGGGCGACCAGCAGCGGCGTCAAGGTCCTCCTCGACTACGCCGACACCATGGCGCAGACCCCCGACAGCGACACTGAGGACAGCGAGGAACCCGGCCAGCCCAGCAGCGCCGACCCTGAAGCCGTCACGCCCGAGCCTGCACCGGCACCGGCCGCACCGGCCCGCCCCGACCCGGAATCCGTGGACGGCCGCGCACTGGCGTACCTGGACGCACGAGGTCCCTCCGTCATCCCCCCCATCGCCGCGCACCTGAACGTCACCAACGGCCTCGCGGGCATGAGCCTGCACCGCCTGCTCGTCAAAGGCCTCGTCGAGCGCATCAACGAGGACCAGCCATACGTGTACCGCGTGCCCGGCGACACCCGCCCCCAGGTCCAGTTCGAGCAGGTCCCCGCAAAAAAGCCTGAAGCGCCGCGCCAGCCCGGCAGCGGCGTGATCGCCCCCACCGAGATCCTCGAACAGCGCGTCAAGAACTGCGCGGTCGTGAAGACCGCCCTGACCGAGGCGGGCAAGGCCATGACCGAGAACGACCTGATCAAGGCCACCGGCCTGGCCCTCAGTCACCTGCGGACCGCCGTGCAGATGCTCACCGACGATAACGTGATCGTCCGCGAGGACGGCAGCGGCTTCGGCGTGCGCGCCACGTACCGCCTGGAGGACATCACCAGCGAGATCCCCATGCCGCAGGCGGACCACCTGACCGACCTGGGCCGCAAGGTCGAACAGGTCCTGCTGCTGGTCACGGACCGGGGCGGGAAGGAAAGCATCACGAACCTCGCCGTCGCCGCGTACGTCAGCCGCGAGGACGTCGTGGAAGCCCTGGGGGTCCTGCACTACCACCAGAGTCGCCTGCGCTGGACCCGCGTCGGCAGCCTGCTGCTGTTCCAGGTCGCCCCGGCCGCCGACGAGGTGGCCGCGTGA
- a CDS encoding ParB/RepB/Spo0J family partition protein yields the protein MTFRSGQTVTGMSLSGPVTGTVLRVRPSIIDRSVLIVDLDVDGVEHNVPAEDCTLVRPDRPVTQEDPVTTELPAQIKVKQTRKAARENPVADQDGTPAPAVPPGTPALLSSADLTPGTLGLHAVPLGQTARSGCNVRSHYDPAAIEELAASLKAEGQIENATGRWNADGQVEIVAGESRRRAQLLRQENGETALTLLVNIRDLTDAEALSISATENMRRRSMTALEECEAMQRLNAAGRSIEEIQAMFGFKTAQPVADRILVAKNLLTATREALDNGQVSLASAMVIARATGAQLQQELLNWAQRGHSAKKLGELLTDGQFLVEHARFNVEKSGLAVRRDLFDAFPPYFEDKNGALQKQLEWANAQAEKARAKGKHQFVAVETGTSLWGSLDSNKKYEYSYTAPTGLIYFVNTSSGKVETSEKYRLKASAKAAAVATGQAAPDAPVRAMPESAFLEAHHYRARALRESLLGHPHLGLILAVHGLIMGGSANGSEGRTGVRLSTEVPVAEPALIPTLLAERLDQLQARVQGIPNRGVDAASTVRVGHLRGGVEADSVKLFERLATWTQTELLDALNTLTAAVTYDWVHYSMAEHPAAPLYSILAAQTGANTALARDFKLTDEWLKRYPRHELIALAEEAGLGRALVEDCSTLKEMRARILEHADALHREGFVPRIVQFPAVQQDRGTQ from the coding sequence GTGACCTTCCGCTCCGGCCAGACCGTCACCGGCATGAGCCTGAGCGGCCCCGTGACCGGCACGGTCCTCCGCGTCCGCCCTAGCATCATCGACCGCAGTGTCCTGATCGTCGATCTCGACGTGGACGGCGTGGAACACAACGTGCCCGCCGAGGACTGCACCCTGGTTCGCCCCGACCGCCCCGTCACCCAGGAGGACCCCGTGACCACCGAACTTCCCGCCCAGATCAAGGTCAAGCAGACCCGCAAAGCCGCCAGGGAGAACCCCGTCGCCGACCAGGACGGCACCCCCGCCCCGGCGGTCCCGCCCGGCACCCCGGCACTCCTCTCCTCCGCCGACCTCACGCCTGGCACCCTGGGCCTCCATGCCGTGCCCCTGGGCCAGACCGCGCGCAGCGGCTGCAACGTCCGCAGTCACTACGATCCGGCCGCCATCGAGGAACTCGCCGCCAGCCTGAAGGCCGAGGGGCAGATCGAGAACGCCACGGGCCGCTGGAACGCCGACGGGCAGGTCGAGATCGTCGCCGGTGAATCCCGCCGCCGCGCGCAGCTGCTCCGCCAGGAGAACGGCGAGACGGCGCTGACGCTGCTCGTGAACATCCGCGACCTGACGGACGCCGAGGCGCTCAGCATCAGCGCCACGGAGAACATGCGCCGCCGCTCCATGACCGCCCTGGAGGAATGCGAGGCCATGCAGCGCCTGAACGCCGCCGGACGCAGCATCGAGGAGATCCAGGCCATGTTCGGCTTCAAGACCGCGCAACCCGTCGCGGACCGTATCCTCGTCGCGAAGAACCTCCTGACCGCCACCCGTGAAGCGCTGGACAACGGACAGGTCAGCCTCGCGTCCGCCATGGTCATCGCCCGCGCGACCGGCGCCCAGCTGCAGCAGGAACTCCTGAACTGGGCGCAGCGTGGGCACTCCGCGAAGAAACTCGGCGAGTTACTCACCGACGGGCAGTTCCTGGTCGAACACGCCCGCTTCAACGTGGAGAAGAGTGGCCTCGCGGTTCGCCGGGACCTGTTCGACGCGTTCCCCCCGTACTTCGAGGACAAGAACGGCGCCCTGCAGAAGCAGCTGGAATGGGCGAACGCCCAGGCGGAGAAGGCCCGCGCGAAAGGCAAGCACCAGTTCGTCGCGGTCGAGACTGGCACGAGCCTGTGGGGCTCCCTTGATAGCAACAAGAAGTACGAGTACTCGTACACCGCCCCGACTGGCCTGATCTACTTCGTGAACACCTCCTCCGGCAAGGTCGAGACCAGCGAGAAATACCGCCTGAAGGCCAGCGCGAAGGCCGCTGCCGTCGCCACCGGTCAGGCCGCGCCGGACGCCCCGGTCCGCGCCATGCCGGAATCGGCATTCCTGGAGGCGCACCACTACCGCGCCCGCGCCCTGCGCGAGAGCCTGCTGGGCCACCCGCACCTGGGTCTGATCCTCGCGGTGCACGGGCTGATCATGGGCGGCAGCGCCAACGGCAGCGAGGGCCGCACCGGGGTCCGCCTTTCGACCGAAGTGCCTGTCGCAGAACCCGCCCTGATCCCCACCCTGCTCGCCGAGCGGCTCGATCAACTCCAGGCACGCGTCCAGGGCATCCCGAACCGCGGCGTCGACGCAGCCTCCACGGTCCGCGTCGGCCACCTGCGCGGCGGCGTGGAAGCGGACAGCGTGAAGCTGTTCGAACGCCTCGCCACCTGGACGCAGACCGAACTGCTCGACGCTCTGAACACCCTCACGGCCGCCGTCACGTACGACTGGGTGCACTACAGCATGGCCGAACATCCCGCCGCGCCGCTGTACAGCATTCTCGCCGCGCAGACTGGCGCGAACACCGCGCTGGCGCGCGACTTCAAACTCACCGACGAGTGGCTCAAACGCTACCCCCGGCATGAACTGATCGCCCTGGCCGAGGAGGCCGGACTGGGCCGCGCGCTCGTCGAGGATTGCAGCACCCTGAAGGAAATGCGCGCCCGCATCCTGGAGCACGCGGACGCCCTGCACCGCGAAGGATTCGTGCCCCGCATCGTGCAGTTCCCCGCCGTCCAGCAGGACCGAGGGACGCAGTGA
- a CDS encoding N-6 DNA methylase, which produces MDRDRGAQQAATGLVGDPLRLPFAQVLQEVQQIRVSEAYRRMVTAGACALTAGRAEGLYLDTIKGLSPHDLDVIVRAFRQLVVDMEHRPFLDLLGPLYMEIGHKLDKQDRGEFFTPFCLNRVMVDLLTASEPRAMFTPGQILTANEPACGTCGMVLAFAEHLTTHGVSPLHTRWTVQDLSQTSCYASYINLTLWGVPATVVCGDTLRMTVHWAWQNVHWHQARPWPTAEERRAHVAEVMRQERFLRTFRELFVGAA; this is translated from the coding sequence ATGGACCGAGACCGGGGCGCGCAGCAGGCCGCGACTGGCCTCGTGGGCGACCCACTGCGCCTGCCGTTCGCGCAGGTCCTCCAGGAGGTGCAGCAGATCCGCGTGAGCGAGGCGTACCGCCGCATGGTGACCGCCGGTGCCTGCGCCCTGACCGCCGGGCGCGCCGAGGGCCTGTACCTCGACACCATCAAGGGCCTGAGCCCGCACGACCTGGACGTGATCGTCCGCGCATTCCGGCAACTGGTCGTGGACATGGAGCACCGTCCGTTCCTGGATCTGCTGGGCCCGCTATACATGGAGATCGGGCACAAGCTCGACAAGCAGGACCGGGGGGAGTTCTTCACGCCGTTCTGCCTGAACCGCGTCATGGTAGACCTTCTCACCGCCAGTGAACCCCGCGCGATGTTCACGCCCGGGCAGATCCTCACCGCGAACGAACCCGCGTGCGGCACGTGCGGGATGGTCCTGGCATTCGCCGAGCACCTCACGACCCACGGCGTCAGCCCCCTGCACACGCGCTGGACCGTGCAGGACCTCAGTCAGACGAGCTGCTACGCCAGCTACATCAACCTGACCCTGTGGGGCGTCCCGGCCACCGTCGTCTGCGGCGACACGCTGCGCATGACCGTGCACTGGGCGTGGCAGAACGTCCACTGGCACCAGGCGCGCCCCTGGCCGACCGCCGAGGAACGCCGCGCGCACGTCGCCGAGGTCATGCGTCAGGAGCGGTTCCTGCGCACGTTCCGCGAGCTGTTCGTGGGGGCCGCGTGA